Proteins found in one Brevibacillus brevis genomic segment:
- a CDS encoding BrxA/BrxB family bacilliredoxin, whose protein sequence is MMSYEAYMSQVIQPMRDELTRNGFQELRTAEEVEQALPNAKGLTLVVVNSVCGCAAGLARPAVVHSLNHTTKPDNIFTVFAGQDKEATAKAREYFEGYAPSSPSFAIMKDGKIMTMIERHQIENNELATIAGLLTNAYDTYK, encoded by the coding sequence ATGATGTCTTATGAAGCATATATGAGCCAAGTCATTCAACCGATGCGCGATGAGTTGACTCGCAACGGTTTTCAAGAGCTTCGCACTGCTGAAGAAGTAGAGCAAGCACTGCCAAATGCAAAAGGCCTGACACTGGTTGTCGTGAACTCGGTTTGTGGCTGCGCAGCAGGACTCGCTCGTCCAGCAGTTGTACATTCCTTGAACCACACTACCAAGCCGGATAACATCTTCACTGTATTCGCTGGTCAAGACAAGGAAGCAACTGCAAAAGCTCGTGAGTATTTCGAAGGCTATGCTCCATCTTCCCCTTCCTTCGCGATCATGAAAGACGGCAAAATCATGACCATGATCGAGCGTCATCAGATCGAGAACAACGAACTGGCAACAATCGCTGGCCTGTTGACCAACGCTTACGACACTTACAAATAA